In Podospora pseudoanserina strain CBS 124.78 chromosome 5, whole genome shotgun sequence, a single window of DNA contains:
- a CDS encoding hypothetical protein (EggNog:ENOG503P0BR), translating into MNYEKGSYRDFVRSRCQTNPCVTGLADYLRCGPGAASTIVTLDYSRDGQSVPNPLTVSEVDLARLMGATSTTAGRIVLVENIQPHLVSFLGEILDVDPIFFAGHVTTDFKDIEKAPPPPSLALFPSQIAENGYLHLHYQQVLDLGSADVFTSSYSLKSDSNVPRNVRRLPHLSGRQIALARACCSILVKKIKGIWICLVLVDPPVNMVHETLGLGGRKSHPSMMLHGGFEEFKQPASFASFGSTTSDRLPDKKSMLSNLLRYFRHQPPGFMIAEPSILSLGYYPIRMVLGEWILYTLLMSRYLKYYEYTLHDIENRLHDSDIIDLQRWRRRSMQSRHKLILLSEFIDYWLQQESKKQPWDFILKDIKHVSSQLEHYSRSLEHMVPVATSMVQLLDSRRSIQEAADVSRLTFIALVFVPLSWVASLFSMSEDYSPGHKSFWVYFATALPVMILVLLLSTVQGDRLKGKLNRIWVVLRW; encoded by the exons atgaactACGAAAAAGGATCATACAGAGATTTTGTCCGATCTCGATGTCAAACCAACCCTTGCGTCACTGGATTAGCCGACTATTTGAGATGTGGACCTGGAGCTGCCAGTACCATCGTTACTCTCGACTACTCCCGGGACGGACAATCAGTACCGAATCCTCTAACGGTATCCGAAGTTGATCTGGCCAGGCTGATGGGTGCCACCTCTACAACTGCTGGCCGGATTGTGCTCGTCGAGAACATCCAACCCCATCTGGTCAGTTTTCTCGGCGAGATTTTGGATGTGGATCCAATCTTCTTTGCCGGTCACGTCACCACCGACTTCAAAGACATCGAGAAagcaccgcctcctccttcacttGCGTTGTTTCCATCCCAGATTGCTGAAAATGGctatctccatctccactATCAGCAGGTATTGGACCTGGGAAGCGCAGACGTATTTACATCTTCGTACAGTCTGAAATCGGACTCCAACGTTCCTCGAAATGTCAGACGCCTACCGCATCTATCAGGCCGACAGATTGCTTTGGCTCGAGCGTGCTGTTCTATTCTAGTGAAAAAGATCAAAGGCATATGGATTT GCCTAGTCCTGGTGGATCCCCCTGTAAATATGGTTCATGAGACGTTGGGGTTAGGCGGCCGAAAGTCACATCCAAGTATGATGTTGCATGGAGGATTCGAGGAATTTAAGCAACCGGCGTCTTTCGCGTCTTTCGGATCTACCACGAGCGATCGTTTGCCAGATAAGAAGTCGATGCTCAGTAACCTGCTCCGCTACTTccgccaccaaccacctGGGTTCATGATAGCCGAGCCTAGCATCTTGAGCCTCGGCTACTACCCGATACGCATGGTCTTAGGTGAGTGGATTCTTTACACGCTCCTGATGAGTCGTTACTTGAAATATTATGAATATACTCTGCACGACATCGAAAATCGGCTGCACGATAGCGACATTATCGACCTTCAacgttggcggcggcggagcatGCAAAGCCGACACAAACTAATTCTTCTCTCTGAGTTCATCGATTATTGGTTACAACAGGAATCCAAAAAGCAGCCGTGGGATTTTATACTGAAAGATATCAAGCATGTATCGTCACAGCTAGAGCATTACAGCCGCTCGCTCGAGCATATGGTCCCAGTAGCAACATCGATGGTACAGCTGCTCGACTCGCGGCGGTCGATACAAGAGGCTGCCGACGTTAGCCGGCTCACTTTTATTGCGCTGGTGTTTGTGCCGCTGTCTTGGGTCGCTAGCCTTTTCAGCATGTCAGAAGATTACTCTCCAGGACACAAGAGCTTTTGGGTATATTTTGCTACTGCACTGCCAGTTATGATTCTAGTCTTGCTTTTATCAACTGTGCAAGGGGATCGACTGAAGGGAAAATTGAACAGGATTTGGGTAGTTTTACGATGGTAA
- the lcc1 gene encoding laccase, multicopper oxidase, benzenediol:oxygen oxidorectuctase (EggNog:ENOG503NVU0; COG:Q; CAZy:AA1), producing the protein MMKSFFSAAALLLGLVAPSAVLAAPSLPGVPREVTRDLLRPVEERQSSCHTAANRACWAPGFDINTDYEVSTPNTGVTRTYTLTLTEVDNWLGPDGVVKQKVMLVNGDIFGPTITANWGDWIQVNVINNLRTNGTSIHWHGLHQKGTNMHDGANGVTECPIPPKGGSRIYRFRAQQYGTSWYHSHFSAQYGNGVVGTIVVNGPASVPYDIDLGVFPITDYYHKPADVLVEETMNGGPPPSDTVLFKGHGKNPQTGAGKFANVTLTPGKRHRLRIINTSTHDHFQLKLQNHTMTIIAADMVPVQAQTVDSLFLAVGQRYDVTIDANKSVGNYWFNATFGGGLACGASLNPHPAAVFRYQGAPNTLPTNIGTPAADANCMDLNNLTPVVSRSVPTSGFTPRPNNTLPVSLTLGGTPLFVWKVNGSSINVDWDKPIVDYVIAQNTSYPPQANVITVNSVNQWTYWLIENDPTGPFSIPHPMHLHGHDFLVVGRSPDQPAGVPQTRYRFNPATDMALLKSSNPVRRDVAMLPANGWLLIAFKSDNPGAWLFHCHIAWHVSGGLSVQYLERPNDLRNGFSQADKNQHNNNCNAWRAYWPTNPFPKIDSGLKVKKWVGEHPDWYIKN; encoded by the exons ATGATGAAGTCCTTCTTTAGCGCCGCGGCGCTCCTGCTTGGCCTCGTCGCCCCCAGCGCCGTCCTGGCCGCACCTTCTCTCCCGGGCGTGCCCCGTGAGGTCACTCGTGATCTTCTTCGTCCCGTCGAAGAGAGGCAGTCTTCGTGCCACACTGCCGCCAACCGTGCTTGCTGGGCCCCCGGTTTTGATATCAACACGGACTACGAAGTCAGCACTCCCAACACCGGAGTCACACGCACC TATACTCTGACCTTGACCGAAGTTGACAACTGGCTCGGTCCTGATGGCGTGGTTAAGCAGAAGGTCATGCTTGTCAATGGTGACATCTTTG GGCCTACCATTACTGCTAACTGGGGTGATTGGATTCAAGTCAATGTCATCAACAATCTCAGGACTAATGG CACCTCTATTCATTGGCACGGTCTCCACCAGAAAGGAACAAACATGCACGATGGTGCCAACGGTGTCACCGAATGCCCTATCCCGCCCAAGGGAGGCAGCCGCATCTACAGGTTCCGCGCTCAGCAATATGGCACCAGTTGGTACCACTCGCATTTCTCGGCCCAATATGGCAACGGTGTCGTTGGCACCATCGTGGTCAATGGTCCTGCTTCGGTTCCCTACGATATCGATCTTGGTgtcttccccatcaccgacTACTACCACAAGCCGGCTGATGTCCTGGTTGAGGAAACCATGAATGGcggcccccctcccagtGACACTGTTCTCTTCAAAGGGCACGGAAAGAATCCCCAGACCGGCGCTGGTAAATTTGCCAATGTCACGCTCACCCCCGGCAAGCGCCATCGTCtccgcatcatcaacacctcgaCCCACGATCACTTCCAGCTGAAGCTCCAGAATCACACCATGACCATCATTGCCGCCGACATGGTTCCCGTTCAGGCCCAGACTGTTGACAGTCTCTTCCTTGCCGTTGGCCAGCGCTACGATGTCACTATTGACGCCAACAAGAGTGTTGGGAACTACTGGTTCAACGCCACCTTTGGCGGCGGTCTTGCCTGCGGTGCTTCGCTCAATCCTCACCCGGCTGCGGTCTTCCGCTACCAGGGAGCTCCTAACACTCTCCCGACCAACATTGGCActcctgctgctgatgcCAACTGCATGGACCTCAACAACTTGACACCTGTTGTCTCCCGCAGCGTTCCTACTAGTGGCTTCACTCCCCGACCTAACAACACTCTGCCCGTCTCCTTGACCCTCGGCGGCACACCCCTCTTTGTCTGGAAGGTCAATGGCAGCTCCATTAATGTCGACTGGGACAAACCGATTGTTGATTACGTCATTGCCCAAAACACCAGCTATCCTCCTCAAGCCAACGTCATCACCGTCAACAGCGTCAACCAGTGGACTTATTGGCTCATCGAGAACGACCCTACCGGCCCCTTCAGCATTCCGCACCCGATGCATCTTCACGGTCATGatttcctcgtcgtcggccgCTCCCCCGACCAACCGGCCGGCGTTCCTCAGACACGCTACCGCTTCAATCCCGCCACTGACATGGCCCTGCTCAAGAGCTCCAACCCGGTCCGTCGCGACGTCGCCATGCTTCCCGCCAACGGATGGCTGCTCATCGCCTTTAAGTCTGACAACCCCGGTGCTTGGCTTTTCCACTGCCACATTGCCTGGCACGTGTCTGGCGGTTTGTCGGTGCAGTATCTCGAGCGCCCCAATGACTTGCGCAACGGTTTCAGCCAGGCGGACAAGAAccagcacaacaacaactgcaaTGCCTGGAGGGCATACTGGCCTACtaaccccttccccaagaTCGATTCGGGGTTGAAGGTCAAGAagtgggttggtgagcaTCCTGATTGGTATATCAAGAACTAA
- a CDS encoding hypothetical protein (EggNog:ENOG503PMXF; antiSMASH:Cluster_7), whose translation MSNMARNRVIPAVIASGLFGGLLYSTAGGSNQPRPRARHDAAATNLNVSESLESIAGTGGKHTRKQSDIPSDIDPKNTRIASHNPTAHAKRSPSKTLDLGDGSEPSQLPKNVGPHRDL comes from the coding sequence ATGTCCAACATGGCCCGCAACCGCGTTATCCCCGCCGTCATCGCCTCCGGCCTCTTCGGCGGACTCCTCTACTCAACAGCCGGCGGCTCCAATCAGCCTCGCCCCCGCGCCCGCCACGACgcagcagccaccaacctcaacgtCTCTGAGTCCCTCGAGTCCATCGCCGGCACGGGCGGTAAGCACACCCGCAAGCAGTCCGACATACCCTCCGACATCGACCCCAAGAACACTCGCATTGCGAGCCACAACCCAACCGCCCACGCCAAGCGGTCGCCCTCCAAGACGCTCGACCTCGGGGACGGAAGTGAGCCCAGCCAGCTGCCCAAGAATGTCGGGCCTCATCGGGATCTTTGA
- a CDS encoding hypothetical protein (EggNog:ENOG503NXE9; COG:S; antiSMASH:Cluster_7) — protein sequence MHTVTFVAAAAALLSHVEALNILITNADGFGTASVRELYRQMTSIGHNCYVVASVAAQTGAGLHAEFTTNPRLDADGDWGLVKAGAPSLGTDPTDNHIWYYNGTATAQVLVALDYIYPTIGRLEAPDLVISGPNSGSNSGTFLETLSGAMAATYVAIERGIPAMAFWTGNEATVYSSLNTSTKAGLQDPATINARLASNLVQAFISKANGDRVLPEGYGVTVDLPYITSETSDECTNPPFVLTRATQDVGVKVAYNHKSGVFNRMHTDAGYKQFEATDMVSTVAPKCLSAVTVFSLDYDASHRRQCFNLADVTAIIPVLVHSNGTTPLTGGLGANASIAGNSSSQPPTPVEAPPPSGQTAVTSIATLAQWSVNLLVLGLVVGMTLL from the exons ATGCACACCGTCACCTTTGTTGCagccgctgctgctctgcTTTCTCACGTGGAGGCCTTGAACATCCTTATTACG AACGCTGACGGATTTGGAACCGCCAGTGTTCGCGAACTCTACCGCCAAATGACTTCCATCGGCCACAATTGTTACGTCGTTGCCTCTGTTGCTGCCCAGACGGGTGCTGGTCTCCATGCCgaattcaccaccaacccccgacTGGACGCCGATGGAGATTGGG GTCTCGTGAAAGCTGGTGCACCGTCCCTTGGAACTGATCCGACCGACAACCACATATGGTATTACAATGGCACAGCGACAGcgcaggtgctggtggcATTGGACTACATATATCCTACCATTGGTCGGCTCGAAGCCCCCGACCTCGTCATCTCGGGTCCCAATTCTGGGTCAAACTCAGGTACTTTTCTCGAAACTTTGTCCGGGGCCATGGCCGCAACTTACGTTGCTATTGAGCGTGGAATCCCCGCCATGGCATTCTGGACTGGCAACGAAGCCACCGTCTATTCGTCACTCAACACTAGCACCAAAGCTGGGCTCCAGGATCCCGCCACTATCAATGCTCGCCTTGCCTCTAACCTTGTGCAAGCTTTCATCAGCAAGGCAAACGGAGATCGAGTCCTTCCCGAGGGATACGGTGTGACTGTCGACTTGCCCTACATCACATCCGAGACAAGCGATGAATGCACGAACCCCCCTTTTGTTCTGACACGGGCCACCCAGGACGTGGGAGTCAAGGTTGCGTACAACCACAAGAGCGGCGTCTTCAACCGCATGCACACCGATGCTGGCTACAAGCAGTTTGAGGCTACCGACATGGTAAGCACCGTTGCGCCCAAGTGCCTCAGTGCTGTTACTGTCTTTTCACTTGACTACGACGCCAGCCACCGGAGGCAGTGCTTCAACCTGGCAGATGTGACGGCAATCATTCCGGTGTTGGTACACTCCAATGGCACGACACCACTCACGGGAGGATTGGGGGCCAATGCTTCAATCGCGGGCAATAGTAGCTCGCAACCGCCAACTCCTGTGGaggccccaccaccatcgggACAAACTGCTGTTACTAGCATCGCGACACTGGCTCAATGGTCTGTCAATTTGTTGGTTCTTGGTCTTGTGGTCGGGATGACGCTGTTGTGA
- a CDS encoding hypothetical protein (EggNog:ENOG503PEDC; antiSMASH:Cluster_7), whose product MYAKTLLVALFAASIASAAAVGARQNQNGNNGANAAPDFGLCNPSIDFVLGRPGRQADEGTFLPVDPLVAEGQQEALNPNIITNRVCDQLTNVCEANDAAKALCEQAKAQVQALGTKDATTADAFNSALGF is encoded by the coding sequence ATGTACGCCAAGACTCTCCTCGTTGCTTTGTTCGCGGCCTCAATCGCatccgctgctgctgttggcgcTCGCCAGAACCAGAATGGCAATAACGGCGCCAATGCGGCCCCCGACTTTGGGCTTTGCAACCCCAGCATCGACTTCGTCCTCGGTCGCCCCGGTCGTCAGGCGGATGAGGGAACTTTCTTGCCTGTCGATCCTCTTGTGGCTGAAGGCCAGCAGGAGGCGCTGAACCcgaacatcatcaccaataGGGTCTGCGATCAGCTCACCAACGTTTGCGAGGCAAATGATGCGGCCAAAGCTTTGTGTGAGCAGGCGAAAGCCCAAGTTCAGGCTTTGGGAACCAAGGATGCGACAACCGCGGATGCATTCAACTCTGCGCTGGGATTCTAA
- a CDS encoding hypothetical protein (COG:G; antiSMASH:Cluster_7; EggNog:ENOG503NZS3), translating into MPGYSSNCNRWYKVRSGDQCNTIASRNGITTAQIRTWNSQVNAGCTNLWLDYYICIGVPVTAPSPLMPGTAGTCNRWHLVASGDQCDNIASRNGITVAQFRSWNTQVNAACTNLWLGYYVCTRA; encoded by the exons ATGCCTGGCTACTCATCCAACTGCAACCGCTGGTACAAGGTTCGTTCCGGGGACCAGTGCAATACCATTGCCAGCCGCAACGGTATCACCACAGCCCAGATCCGTACTTGGAATAGCCAGGTCAACGCTG GCTGCACCAACCTCTGGCTCGACTACTACATTTGCATTGGCGTCCCCGTCACCGCACCGTCTCCTCTCATGCCTGGCACCGCCGGTACCTGTAACCGTTGGCACTTGGTTGCGTCTGGCGACCAGTGCGACAACATCGCCTCGAGAAACGGCATCACCGTGGCCCAGTTTAGGTCTTGGAACACGCAGGTCAATGCCG ccTGCACCAATCTTTGGTTGGGTTACTACGTGTGCACCCGTGCTTGA
- a CDS encoding putative secondary metabolism biosynthetic enzyme (COG:C; SMCOG1028:crotonyl-CoA reductase / alcohol dehydrogenase; antiSMASH:Cluster_7; EggNog:ENOG503PC3T) — protein sequence MPIPETYKAFRRTTGDLPRTIVPSTEPMVQELAPHDVLLKIHAVSLNFRDVGMLNGRYPVDVIERGIPCSDAAAEVAAIGSAVKDFAIGDHVSVNFDLGHLVAGDDEPMQALGGDVDGVLREYAVFEDKELVQLPKHLSWEEASTIACAGVTAWTALDNLKAPNPRSALLQGTGGVSLFALLICLAAGVKPIITSSSDKKLEEIRKLGSDVGTINYKTVSDQVSEVKRLTDGKGVDFVINNTGPASLPEDISFLRSRGGVVSLVGFLAGFNGDWQPSAIMALMSKFAKLKGIGVGSKQDFVELNQFLAEKKVSLAPLVDRVFTFDESPAAFDYLYSGSHVGKVIIKVQD from the exons ATGCCTATTCCAGAGACATACAAAGCCTTCAGGCGCACCACCGGCGACCTGCCGAGGACCATCGTCCCCTCAACTGAACCCATGGTGCAAGAGCTTGCGCCGCACGATGTCCTCCTCAAGATCCACGCCGTCTCCCTCAACTTCCGTGATGTCGGCATGCTGAACGGGCGCTACCCGGTGGATGTGATTGAGCGTGGCATTCCGTGCTCCGACGCAGCTGCTGAGGTTGCGGCTATCGGAAGCGCGGTGAAGGATTTCGCCATCGGAGACCATGTTTCGGTCAATTTCGATCTCGGCCATCTTGTTGCAGGGGATGACGAACCGATGCAGGCActtgggggtgatgttgatggcgttCTGAGGGAGTATGCGGTTTTTGAGGATAAGGAGCTTGTGCAATTGCCCAAGCACTTGTCGTGGGAAGAGGCATCCACTATCGCGTGTGCCGGTGTCACGGCTTGGACTGCTCTCGACAACTTGAAAGCGCCGAATCCTAGAAGTGCCTTGTTGCAAG GCACGGGAGGCGTCAGTCTGTTTGCTTTGCTGATATGCCTTGCCGCGGGCGTCAAACCAATCATCACGTCCTCCTCTGACAAAAAACTTGAGGAAATCCGAAAGCTCGGCTCTGATGTCGGTACCATTAACTACAAGACCGTCTCTGACCAAGTCTCGGAAGTGAAGCGCCTCACCGACGGCAAGGGCGTCGACTTTGTCATTAACAACACTGGACCGGCGTCTCTTCCGGAAGATATCAGTTTCTTGCGTTCACGTGGTGGTGTCGTCTCTCTTGTTGGCTTTTTGGCCGGCTTCAATGGCGACTGGCAGCCAAGTGCTATCATGGCGTTGATGTCGAAGTTTGCGAAGTTGAA GGGTATTGGTGTCGGCTCCAAGCAGGATTTCGTGGAGCTGAATCAGTTTCTGGCTGAGAAAAAGGTATCCCTTGCCCCGCTCGTTGACCGAGTCTTTACGTTTGATGAATCCCCGGCCGCGTTCGACTATTTGTACTCTGGCAGCCATGTGGGCAAGGTCATTATCAAGGTGCAGGACTAG
- a CDS encoding hypothetical protein (EggNog:ENOG503P433; COG:S; antiSMASH:Cluster_7): protein MSSLTAAFIVGAAVLSGVRASPVASANAALSTPSFLTTIGLDPEVNITKRDVIGRLPNGADEIEHRFQPVLDFDGDGCYYTSAMDDQGNLNNGIHNPGDGVPPGCLAQNCREENRLQSNNVYSRARCNNGWCAIMYEYYFEKDQLICGPAWGNGHPHDWEHVIVFVQDDQVKRVAPSCHNEYPTATNEPRLHDGTRAKIVYHKDGGLTHCVRMAAEADDDIENYTGEWFLGELVGWNHYPTVDLRTKLVNFHQDAKPKLNDADFAAALKAAAGDQVPGFNPDSDS from the exons ATGTCTTCCCTTACCGCCGCCTTCATCGTCGGCGCCGCTGTTCTCTCCGGCGTGCGTGCCTCCCCCGTCGCCAGCGCCAACGCTGCCTTGTCCACGCCTTCGTTCCTGACGACGATTGGCCTTGACCCCGaggtcaacatcaccaagcgTGATGTGATCGGAAGATTGCCCAACGGTGCCGACGAGATTGAGCACCGGTTCCAACCTGTCTTGGACTTTGACGGCGATGGTTGTTACTACACCTCGGCCATGGACGACCAGGGCAACCTCAATAACGGAATTCATAACCCCGGTGACGGCGTGCCCCCTGGTTGCCTGGCCCAAAATTGCCGTGAGGAGAACCGCCTGCAAAGCAACAACGTCTACAGTCGCGCGCGGTGCAACAAT GGATGGTGTGCCATCATGTACGAGTACTATTTCGAGAAGGACCAGCTCATCTGCGGTCCCGCCTGGGGCAACGGTCACCCCCACGACTGGGAGCACGTCATTGTGTTCGTCCAGGACGACCAAGTCAAGCGTGTCGCTCCCTCATGCCACAATGAGTACCCGACAGCTACCAACGAGCCGCGCCTGCACGATGGCACACGCGCCAAGATCGTCTACCACAAGGATGGCGGCCTGACTCACTGCGTCAGGAtggccgccgaggccgacgaTGATATCGAGAATTACACCGGCGAGTGGTTTCTCGGTGAGCTGGTCGGATGGAACCACTACCCGACTGTTGACTTGCGGACAAAGTTGGTCAACTTCCACCAGGATGCCAAGCCGAAGCTCAATGATGCCgactttgctgctgctctgaAGGCGGCGGCTGGTGATCAGGTGCCTGGCTTCAACCCTGACTCGGATAGCTGA